The genomic interval TAATGGGATGAGAGCTCTTGACTTGGAGTTGGATTTTGATGAGAAAAAAGTTCTTGAAGACAATTTGGAGTACTTAACTCAAACTGTGGATGTAAGATGCTTGGcctgtattttgttttcttgtCTTATTTTCAAGAATTGAAAATACAACCTTAACTCTTGTTATACCCATCACATAAATTTCCCTTGCTTGTTTTAATATCTAGAATTGTTAATagtattaaattacattgtatgtGTTACAAATGGTTAATGTTTTTCTTTCTCAGCTTGAAGGATTAGAAGTGAAATTTTCTGAAGAAGGTGACGCCAAGGTGAAAGAGGAGTGCTGTCCAGGAAAACCATATTCTACGTATTATACTCAGGTGAAAATATAGTTCTTTTGATCTCGTAATAATATGGCTTAAGTTTAATTCAGCAACATATCCAAACCAAATGTTGCCTAAGTTttaaaaacctgttaacatttTTCTGAAATTTTATATTAAGAATTTGCTATAtcagaaaaatgttaaatttgatAATTAGATTTGTTAATTCAATATTTAGATTTGTAGTATTACTTTACCAATCTTCTTTTTTCAGCCTTCTGTATCTGTTACCATGGTGAACCCTCAACCAGGAAGTGGTTTCTTTTCATTCTCTTTACCCATAATGCAACATGACACCTTACCTAAGATTACTCGTCGTATGTGCAAGCAAGAGAGGAATATTAAGAGTAagaactattttatatttggtgatgtgcccatataaggtcatgatgatgtcatattactaccatagtTAAGCATattaccaccatatttgggcacatccattttttaaaaaactagtttgatagtgtagacagagcttaggatCTATTTCATATTTTCAACTCATAAATCGCAACTCTAACACAACAAGCTCAATTTTCACGCTCTTATTTAGAAGATTAAATGACGTATTACAATTGAAACTTTTGTGGTTGTacaatcttaagctctgtctacactaacaaactagatagcttaagctctgtctacactatcaaactagatagcttaagctctgtttacactatcaaactagatagcttaagctctgtctacactatcaaactagatagcttaagctctgtctacactattttcatttcatttcatcaaaATCACAGCCAATGGCTGAATTACATGATACTTACAAAtatgaaaacatttaaaacaggcGTAAAACAGTATATAAAATGCACATAGAAATCAAAGAACAAATAAAAGTGGAATCAAACATATTGCacaagaaaaatacataaaaatacaaatttagctAAAAtttatctacaaatttaaaaattaattaaataagggAAATATGgaaattgattatttatttacaagattatgaaatttgataaaattagaAAATGTGAAAATTATGGAGTTATTAAGTtatttacagtagtattatatttatttgtacatattcacatattatgtttaatttatttatacatctTCAAAAAATGTCTTTAGTTTTACTGAGTTAAAGTCTATCTCTCATTAAGGAGGCGTGTAAGATAAAGCATAGGGCTATTATAGTATCGGTTTGTTTTACATAGGGGCTAAACAAATTCTTTTCTTTTCCTAAGTCTAACAGAAAGCTCAGGATTTCTAGTAAACCAATCCTTGAATTTATTAGATGTAATACAATCTGTAGCAAATTTACGACATATATTTTCGCGGCGTTCATCTAGTTGTTTAATATTCAAAATGTTAAGGGAAGTGTTATTGTTATTCACATTTTTCTTACAGATCCTAATAAAGTTACTCTTTACTACTACGACAACCCAGAGCTCGGCCCACGCAGCATGCCACGTTACGATCAACCCACAGCAGGCAAAACAACCATACCCAtgaatggcatattcaacattGATGTCAACAACAAGCTTGTCACCATGACACAGAATGGATCCAGTAAAAGTATTGGAACACaacttgtatatattattgaataaatctGTCGAAAGGTGTATAAACATTGTTTGATGGATACGATTTGATATACGGGAGTTGGTGGATGTGCCagaatctaaataaatattttaaaattgaagtTTGGGTTAGTGAAAgcaatacataaaacaaatgaatagtAGTGTCAATTATGCTAAATCATTGTGTGCTTTAAATAGCAATTTAATTGGCAGAATCGGGTATTAATTTAAGTACACCTACATTTCGAAACAATTGTAAAGTAAAAGTCTagatttaattttctttttcactGAACTTTACAAAAGTATTCGTCTGACTTCTGTTCTTTTTCAATCAATAGTATTTATAAATCATTGTTTGGGATAATCtatattagaaaaaaaagtttaattttgACCAAGACACTTCAACTTTAAGACAGAAAAGGACATAATTATACAGGTTATATGGCATGCTATAAAATTAACTTTTCTGATTACTTTTggagtaaaataaatataaatgggATCAATAGTCTTCGTAtagtatattatacagatattgcctgcttagaggtgaaatataagatttgacatccccgagggaatgataatattatgttcgaggaaatatatactgtatatcccGAAGCAGCAGCTGAGGGATATATAATTCCCCGAGAACATAATATCATCCCGAGGGGATGTTAAATCTTATATTCTGTAATATTtcataatgtattatttgttcTTTCAAGAATAAAGTGGGTTTtttagaaatggaaatgtatgtcaAGCTTACGCAAGAAAAGGACAAAACAAAGCGAAATTATTTAGGCAtcataaatttattatattttttaaatatactaattTTTGTAAATCTTTCAGTATATAACTGAAAACGTATAAATGTTGTGATTTATGTTCTCCAATGTAGATTATCTGGGAAGGAGAGTTTGATGGCACTCTCCGGGCTGTCGTCATCAAAGTCATCAAACCTAAGTCCAAGCCATTCTGTGGACATCCCAATAGTTTTAATCTTGTGGGTAACCTTCTCGCTTTCTTTTATAACACGTTTACATAATAACTGTAGTGAAAATGGCTGATTGATATAAACGTCTAATGCCTCTAGCAGCTTTCTTTCCGTTCGTTTCTGGTTAGTTCGTCTTAAAATTCTTGGTACCCACTCGTTAGGTTTATAACGTAAATTTAATCTGTTCATTgtctttaaaatttcacaaagtATATGAACTCTGTTATAACATAAGTACCCCatgtatgaaataaaaagttgGAAAGCCGTCTGACGTTGTCTGTTTGGCAAGTCGGCGCGCGCGCCTTTCTTGATCAAATAAAGTACAGCGGATGGGTTAGAGTTCCTTGCGGCAATGTGCAGCGGAGTATCCAACATCGAATCCAAGTCGTTAATGCCTAAATACTTCCCTTGAGTTGATCTAAAAACcatctttaaaatatactgtTTTGTTGCAAAATCTGATCTGTGTATAAATGTGCTGACTGCATGATGTAGTATCGTCCTCCTATCCAGTGATCTTGTTAACAGATCACTGCCAGCATTCAAAAGTATTTTAAACATCCGCCCGTTTTCCTTTTTCGCGGCATAAAATATCGGGAGCATTCCTTTGTCGTCTGGTGCGTTCACGTCTGCGCCGCGTTTGAGCAAGAGTTTTGAACAGACGATGTTGTCTGCGCTTACGGTAATATGTAGTGGTGTTACCCCTTGCCGATGATCGTGAATCTCCTTCTTTAATCTGCTACCCTTTCTGAGCTGAAGACGCAATGAACAAGTGGCGCATTTTGATGCAATGTTTTCATAGCTTGAACGACCGCAAGGAAGAAAACCAACCGTTGTGTATTTCTTATCCATTTTCTTGTGATTCAGACGTTTTCCACGCTGTGTAAGATTCAATTCATCTCCATATTTCAGAAATAACTCCAAGATGTTTTGTTTTCCGTGAGCAGCTGCGCACATCAAGCCAGACGTCCAAGATAATGTCAGCAGCCGGGTGGTGACCTCATCCTTGTGAAAGGAAACAATCACAAGATCTTTAAGAACTTGCTCCACGAAGTCAACGTTCATTTTGGGAATTTCATTCTTTAGTAACTGAATTGACCTGAACAGTAACTCGTGGTCAATGGACTTTTTCTTAATGAGACTGGTATAACTGCGACTTTGTTTAACGTCTTGCTGGACATCGGAATCCTGTGCGTCTTTACTTTCTTCTTCAGCTACGGGAGCAGCAGCCGCCACAACTCCTGCTTTCGCTGCATCGGACTGCTGATGTTGACGTTGTCGTTCAAGTCGGTTTCCCATTATATTGTCCAcgtattttttacattattagttacttatttattttaatagtcCCTACAAACCGTACTAAAAACAACCTGGTCGGATGCATTGCTGCTAACAATTTCTGTGTGTTGTTTTGTTCAATCTATTATTCGCGCGTTCAAGAACATTGTGTTCGAAAATCACTGGCTCAAGCGCGCGATCTCAGTTCAGACATGTTTGCGCGCTAAAAAAACATGCTTTTAAAGAACTTAAAAGTGGTTATAGGACTTATAGGAGGCAGTATGCGAAGACACGGGTTATAGTCTgacttttgaccaatcagatcacCGAATGTTTATAAAGTAAACGTTGTATTGTGGCACAGTGTTACAGTCAGACTG from Antedon mediterranea chromosome 5, ecAntMedi1.1, whole genome shotgun sequence carries:
- the LOC140050473 gene encoding uncharacterized protein produces the protein MGNRLERQRQHQQSDAAKAGVVAAAAPVAEEESKDAQDSDVQQDVKQSRSYTSLIKKKSIDHELLFRSIQLLKNEIPKMNVDFVEQVLKDLVIVSFHKDEVTTRLLTLSWTSGLMCAAAHGKQNILELFLKYGDELNLTQRGKRLNHKKMDKKYTTVGFLPCGRSSYENIASKCATCSLRLQLRKGSRLKKEIHDHRQGVTPLHITVSADNIVCSKLLLKRGADVNAPDDKGMLPIFYAAKKENGRMFKILLNAGSDLLTRSLDRRTILHHAVSTFIHRSDFATKQYILKMVFRSTQGKYLGINDLDSMLDTPLHIAARNSNPSAVLYLIKKGARADLPNRQRQTAFQLFISYMGYLCYNRVHILCEILKTMNRLNLRYKPNEWVPRILRRTNQKRTERKLLEALDVYINQPFSLQLLCKRVIKESEKVTHKIKTIGMSTEWLGLRFDDFDDDSPESAIKLSFPDNLHWRT